DNA sequence from the Rhizobium sp. NXC14 genome:
GATCGGAGGATATGGTGAAAATCGGCTTCTATACCTCGACATTCAATGACCGCCCGCTGGAGGAAGTGGTAGATTTCGCCGCATCGGCGGGGTTCGAAGCGATCGAGATCGATGTCGGCGGCCACATCAAGACGCCCGACCGGGTGGAGGACGCCGTCTCGCTGGCACGAAGCCGCGGCCTCTTCGTTTCGTCGATTACTTTTTTCGGCAATCAGCTCGATGCCGACCGCGACAAGCGCCGCGAGCTCCGGGCAAGGACCTCAGAATTTGCCGAAGCGATCGGCGGCGCCGGCGTTCCGATCTTCGTGATCTTTCCCGGTCGTAACGATACGGCAAGCGACGAGGCCAATTATGACGACTTCGCCGACTTCGCGATTGGGCTGATCGCGCAAACGCAGGCAAGCGGCCTCACCATCGCGATCGAGAACTGGCCCGGACCTAGAGATGATTTCATCGGAACGACGCCTAGGGGATGGCAGGAACTTTTCCGCCGCATCGAGGACCGCCGCTTCGGCCTCGAATTCGACCCCTCGCACCTCATCCGCATCGGCGTCGATCCCTATCGGGCGCTGGAGGCGGTCAAGGACCGCATCGCCATTCTGCACGCCAAGGATACGGCGATCGACGCCGAGGCCCTGCAGGCACTCGGCTATCACGGCAAGGGCTGGTGGCAATACAAGTTGCCGGGGCTGGGTCTGCTCGACTGGCCGCGTTTCCTCAGGCAGGCCCGCGGCTACGGTTTTGACGGCACTCTGTCGATCGAGCACGAGGATGCCGCTTACGGCTGGCCGGGCAAGGACTTGGCCGCGCGCACGGAGGGTGAGCGCCTCGGCCTCGATTTTCTCAAAAGTGTCTTGAACGGACTTTGACGGCGAATTCGGGAGGAGTTTCATGGCCCATGTTTCGGTCAGCAATGCGCGCAAGGACTACGGCGCGTTCAAAGCGATCAAAGGCGTGTCCGTCGATATCGGCGACGGCGAATTCGTCGTCCTGGTCGGCCCCTCCGGCTGCGGAAAATCGACGCTGCTCAGAATGATCGCCGGCCTGGAGGGCATCACTTCGGGCAAGATCCAGATCGGCAAGCACATCGTCAACGAGCTTGCGCCCAAAGACCGCGACATCGCCATGGTGTTCCAGAACTATGCGCTCTATCCGCATATGACGGTGGCGAAGAACATGGGCTTCTCGCTGCGGATGAAGCGCATGCCGAGATCGGAGATCGATCAGCGCGTCGGCAATGCGGCAAAAATCCTCGGGCTGGAAAACCTGCTGGAGCGTTATCCGAAGCAGCTTTCGGGCGGCCAGCGTCAGCGCGTCGCCATGGGCCGGGCGATCGTGCGCGATCCGGCCGTCTTCCTGTTCGACGAGCCTTTGTCGAACCTCGATGCCAAGCTTCGGGTGCAGATGCGCTCGGAGATCAAGGAACTGCATCAGCGGCTGCAGACGACGACAATCTACGTGACCCACGACCAGATCGAAGCCATGACCATGGCAGACAAGATCGTTGTCATGAAGGACGGGCTGATCGAGCAATCGGGCTCGCCGCTCGAACTCTACGACCGCCCGAACAATCTGTTCGTCGCCGGTTTCATCGGCTCGCCGGCGATGAATTTCATCAAGGGCAGCATGAGTGAAGACGGGTTCAGGACCGTGGACGGGCTGCTGCTGCCGAGCGAACGCCGGCCGAAGGATGCCGTGACCTACGGCATTCGCCCCGAACATATCATGCTC
Encoded proteins:
- a CDS encoding sugar phosphate isomerase/epimerase produces the protein MKIGFYTSTFNDRPLEEVVDFAASAGFEAIEIDVGGHIKTPDRVEDAVSLARSRGLFVSSITFFGNQLDADRDKRRELRARTSEFAEAIGGAGVPIFVIFPGRNDTASDEANYDDFADFAIGLIAQTQASGLTIAIENWPGPRDDFIGTTPRGWQELFRRIEDRRFGLEFDPSHLIRIGVDPYRALEAVKDRIAILHAKDTAIDAEALQALGYHGKGWWQYKLPGLGLLDWPRFLRQARGYGFDGTLSIEHEDAAYGWPGKDLAARTEGERLGLDFLKSVLNGL
- the ugpC gene encoding sn-glycerol-3-phosphate ABC transporter ATP-binding protein UgpC, giving the protein MAHVSVSNARKDYGAFKAIKGVSVDIGDGEFVVLVGPSGCGKSTLLRMIAGLEGITSGKIQIGKHIVNELAPKDRDIAMVFQNYALYPHMTVAKNMGFSLRMKRMPRSEIDQRVGNAAKILGLENLLERYPKQLSGGQRQRVAMGRAIVRDPAVFLFDEPLSNLDAKLRVQMRSEIKELHQRLQTTTIYVTHDQIEAMTMADKIVVMKDGLIEQSGSPLELYDRPNNLFVAGFIGSPAMNFIKGSMSEDGFRTVDGLLLPSERRPKDAVTYGIRPEHIMLDPNGIEVTTVVVEPTGSETLVLVRLGGQTLTCVFRERIRAAPGDVLRIAPGHDTVHLFGADEQRITTGEAPLS